The Hippoglossus stenolepis isolate QCI-W04-F060 chromosome 3, HSTE1.2, whole genome shotgun sequence genomic sequence tttctcatctgtaaatTTCCTTTTAGCAGATTTAAAATTTCTTGACCTTGGAAAAAAGAGATTCAGGATTTGAAGGATTTCTACCAGCGTACAACAACATGTCCTGGGACAGCTTCCTGTACCTTGCTCCTGAAGGCCTTGcagcctgcagctctgcagaggcAGCTGGCAGCAGCTTTGCAGACTTTGTGGTTGGGGTCGACCTGCAGGGCGGCGAGGGTCTGCAGCGTGCATCCCAGTGGGAAGAGCTCTGCGATGCCCCGCCCCCTCAGTTTGTTTAAAGCTCGCCGCCGTTTGGGGCTCCTCAGGGCCGACAGGAAGTACTCTGAAACACAACAGcgagaaaaaaacatgtcatccTCTCGGTCTTAGTCACATGATCTTTATCAGAGCAGCAGATGCGTTAAGGACTTTTTGTGAAGTTTGTctgaaaaatagattttcaaGGTCAATTCTTGACCTTGAAAATAGGTTAAAGTTTAGGACCTGGAAAGTTTGATTTATATACAGCTAAAAATCTGCATTAGGgcaaatacagtaaaaaaaacatgtttatttcccCTCTTCATGCTCCTGCACATTTCTATTCACACTTGGTGTAAAACCAAGACCTGGTTCTCGCTGTGCCGCTCAGTAACAgctgtgtgttgttatttatgTAAGAGCATTTGGCGTAATGGCAGCTTTTGCATCTGAGAAAAGTTAATCAcaatttattctattttccTGGCACGGTCTGGGCAGTGAACTCCGCCCGCCTGGGGTTCAAAGTGCTGTTAAAACAAACGCCAAGATTGATCTCAGACTCGAAGATCGACCTGTGAGCAGAAACCTGTTGTTTTAGCAGTTTTATATGAGCGGTGCTGCGCCAGGTAGATGTAGTTCATCAGTTTAATAAACAGCAGACGTAAGGAAACTGAGGCTGcgtgaggaaggaaggaaggaaggaaggaaggaaggaaggaaggaaggaaggaaggaaggaaggaaggaaggaaggaaggaagggttttttctgtctttatatcTGAACATATTTTAGTAATTAGATGAATCATGGGGCTGTTGAAACTTTAAAGAGCCTTcaaggggacacacacacacacacacacacacacacacacacacacacacacacacacacacacacacacacacacacacacacacacacacgcacagtttGTTTGGCGTGACCGTTTGGCACTAACGTTGACAGATGGTCCAGATTCCTTTTAATATGCTGGAATTTCTGGAACGTTCTCAGATTCTCAAGCTCTGTAGGGGAACCGCAGCGACattcctcaaacacacaactgataccagcagacacacacacacacacacactgtatatacacacataaatacacaaacatttgtacATTTCTATGAACACAAACTGTGGACACCTGTCTCTTGTGATCCCAGAAATAACTCTGACTGATTTAGTTTCTAAACAACGTGTCTCTTGCCCCATGGTCtctaattacaaaataaaagcaggaggaggaaccTGAAGAAAATGAGCAGAAGAGTGTGAGAACTTGTGTTTGCAGCTTTGTCTCTGAAGTGTCCAATGGAGATCGTCATTTGCTGCAGAGGAAGTGACACAAAACATCCCTCGGCAGTTTTTGGATTTCAAAATCAATCCTCTAATCTGTCCTCTGCtttgtttgcctgtttgttttaAGCCCTTAGTGAAGACGGGCACTCATGCAAtagaatacatatatatatatattagcacTGTTGTTATCTTTTCCGTAACTACCTGCATGATTGGACTCCAGTGGACCAACCCtgtaatttacttttattagaATACACAACACTTTAAAACAACGTCTTCGTGGTACTTCATAGTAATTGTACCTTCCTTGGAGAGGCGGGAGATGTGCTCTCCCAGCTCCTGGACGCTCCAGCGCTGCAGATACACCGACAGCTGGAAGACGGTGACTCTGTCGGGGCTGCAGAGCGACCGAGGGCCGGGCACCGTGCGACAGGACGCCTGcacctgctgcaggagctgagaGAACACTGCACAGGAGGGGGACAGGGTTTCAGCTGCGTCGTGTCCACGAGCCGACGTCCACCAAAAGAAGAGTGCTTATCTACCTTTCTCTGATTGGCCGGGCTGCTTGGCCTTCACCTTGTGCGTGTAGCGTTTCTTCAGCGTCCTGATGAAGCTGTTGGAGTCGCAGCAGAACACGGAGCTGCTGTCGTTCACACAATCCTcccagaacaacaacacatccCTCGTTCTCTGGGCCGTAGGGAGGACTGAAGAGGGGTGAggagagcaggagcaggaggaggagaatgaaaaTGTGAACATCACTGATACGTGGTGAGAAagacagatgagacagatgcTCCACTGACCGTCCCGAGCAGAGATGTGGTCGttcttctccagcagcagacCGCTGACTCGGTCCAGGACGTCGGCCTGAAGAGACGTCTCCTCCAGCAGGTCCGTCCTCGACAGGCTGAAGTCAGTCGCTCTTGTCATCTGAGGAGTTGGATCAAGAAGAACGAGATGATGAATCTCAAAATGAAGTAACTGAGAATTTCTGTAAGTACAAACATGtctaatgatttttttctgtataattCCAGATGAGATATGAACACGAATCCAAAAACAAACCTCTGATGACTCGTGAACATCTTGTACCTGTAGCAGGATGAGGCAAATATCCAGGTGAGTCTCCAGAGCTTGGTCAAGACCCCAGTTCCCAGAAGTCAGTGGGGCAATAACCAACTCTTCCTCAGAAGCTGATTGGCTGTGGTGGGAGAGGAGGCCGCGGCTCCTCAGCGTGCTCTGCCGGAAGGAGCTGATGCTGCCGGACAGAAATAACCAGAAGTTGTTTGAGGGAATTTCAGATGAATTCCTTCTCTCGGTCTGAAAACTCACCCACTGTCTTTGAGTCTCAGGCTGCCCCGACAGGAAGTGTCATCATCTGCATTGAagtcatgtgacaggaagtcAAAGCTGCCCAGGACTTCCTCGACGGCCAGCgtctcctcagaggatgagcTTCTCAACAGGGAGAGGTCGTTCTGACGGAGAACACGAGGACACATTGATGAAGAATCACAACAAGAAGCAGGTTTCTGTATAAACGTGCCCAGGTACCTTCAGTATGGTCGCCAGGTGCAGGATCTGGTGGTCCAGCGCTCTCAGCTCTTTCTCCGACAGACTCTGGTTCTGTAACGTTTTCTCCAGCTCTGCGATCAGGGCCCCTAGCCTGAGGGCCTGGGCCCTGCGCTGGGCGCCGCTCGCACACGACCTCCCCGGCGTCGGAGCCGTCTTCATAGTCGAGGTCGGTGCTGCCGCTGGGGGCTGGATTGGGAGAGTGGGTGAGGCTGGGGAGGAGTAGGACTCAGAACCTGGGGAGTCCTggaagagaaatgaagaaacaagAGGGTCAGATGGAACCTGATGAGAGAAGATGACAAAAcctcagaggaaaagaagaagagatttaCGGAGATGAGAAGTAAGGGAAGAACATAttatcaaacaaaacaactctCATTCTGGTCTAAAACATGTCGACCAccagtaaaaaacaaatcagtgcaGGAACAGGTCCAGGACAGGGAGGTGCCAGGGGGGCAGTCTGCAGGGCCGTGACAAGACAATAGTGGCAACATACTGGGGCCCCGAGCAGAGAGGGGCCCCCTAGATTTCCTCAGTGAGAACCCTCTTAAAGTCTATGATTGACTATGAGGCTGCAGCGTGATAAGAAACCTCCTAACGAGGCCCCGTGACACGAACCTACTGCACAAAGCGTCGTAATGTTAGAGGATCGGTTGAAGACAGCAGGGGGggggacgtgttgatgaggtttcgaacacgtgacggacgtgagAGTGGAAGAACCATTAACTCAGTGTTTATGTGATTGGATGAATTCAGGACTCTACCTGCTCACTGACGGGGTTTTGCCTCAGAGCTGCACCGGGAGTCTCAGCATCTGCGTCTCCAGCTGGGTTCTGTCTGAGGATGTCAGGAGTGCTGGACCTGAGTAACGACACATAATCCATTGTTGCTGGTGTGCAGCACACGATTTTCCATGGTGGTAGGGAATTTCCAGGAATTTAAACTTTACCACCTATTgatgtttaaatttaacatcAGGTAACAAACTCAACTTTTATGATCCATATTCAAACAGAAGCGACAACACATCACAAATTCAGACAAACGGGACAAACAGAGGTGGAGTTTTCACAATTTCAGATGAAGCCACAACAAAAGTTCTTGAGTCCGTCCTCACCTCTGCAGAGATCCTGTCTTACTCTGCACTGCTGTCGAAGACGTCTCCAACTCTCCTCcccattcctcctcttcctcctcttcctcttcctccctctcatccatcctcttcctcccctccctctcctccgtgGAGCCCTCCAGggatccctcctcctccccgagGGAGAGCTGGGTCTGGCTTCCCCCCAGACTGGGGCCCTGACTGGGGCTGGAGGGGTAACTGTGAGCCCGCGTCAGACTGCGGAGGAATCGATTTCCATGTGGAGGatgtaaaacataaatatgaacataaatatATGACCGATGTCCGTTTGAGTTCCAGCTTGCAGATCAGTGACATGTTTGCATGTTAACAACCTTCACTGGGTCCACACACATGGGACTGATTTCTCTTATTTCCCAAGACGATACTTAAAAAagcaaacatgtttgtgtttttgcagaagTTCAGCTTCCTCCAGGGGAACAAGAGATAAATCTTAAATTTATTCATTGTGTTAACACTTTTCTGTAATTTGTCTTGGGAAAGACTTTTACCTCCTCAAGGCCCAAATCcttcaaatcaaacattatgagaaaacaaaacagattgtGTGGATAAAGGAGACGACTGCTGCAAAATATAAGGCTGTAATTAATCTAAAGGATCGATGGATAGATGGTTATAGAAAGATAGATATAGATGGATATAGATGGATATAGATggatatatatgaatatatatagatagatatagatggatatagatagatatagatagatatagatggATATAGATGGatgaactttattgatcccaaacaGTAAAATTCCTGTTACAGCAGCCAAGTATCAGGCACATAACACACTAAGCAATGTATTAAAAAATTAGATAAAACATTTAGGAAACattaagaataaaatataaatacttaacaaatatttttatcataattattgttttaaagaCCCAAACCACCGTCATTTCACGAACAGTTTTTGTGGCCGCTGTAAAACTAAGCTGCCTCGTTGTGATTGAGCTCCTTTGTTTCATCGAACAGTCAAACAGAAGTATTAAAGCTGTATATTGTGAGCATGTATAATGTTTCCCAGCTGATACGCTGCGTACCTCGGGGTGTAGGCGCTCGTCGGGCTGTGGACGGGGTCGGACAGGTAGCTGAGCAGAGACACGTCTCCTCTGTTGTGACGAGTCTTGGACACGAGGGACGGGAGGGACCCTTCTCGATGCTGCAGCTCACGCACCATCGACTGCAGACATATTAgtgtaaatgtcaaatattaaaaGTCAGCGCGGACTCCAACTGTGACTGGAAAGAGTGAAATGATTTCATGAAATATGGCTGCATGTTGGATTTTTAATAAACTTAAAAAGCAGATCATGCTGCTGCTATTAATGGTCGACTGTTACATCCCAAGAGGAAGAGTCTGGGTCACATCCTGCTTTTTGTCCCTTGACAGATAAATCATggtaaatgttatttatatatatttaaaacacttAATGAACTTGTACTTTCTTCTTTCATCATTAGGCATTTTATATATCTGTAATTATTCCATATGTTTTGTTATATGTCAGTATTTCTTCAGCAATACGGTGTCTTATGGCCATCCCATGAAGCCCTTTGAATTTAAAGAATtaacgtgtgcgtgtgtgtgtgtgtgtgtgtgtgtgtgtgtgtgtgtgtgtgtgtgtgtgtgtgtgtgtgtgtgtgtgtgtgtgtgtgtgtgtgtgtgtgtgtgtgtgtgtgtgtgtgtgtgtactcacgaTGAAGTACTTCTCGGTGAAGGACGGGGTACTCGGAGCCGTCCAGCTGTAAACTGAGCTCTTCCTGCTGGACACTGACTGTCTGCTGACGGACAGAGGCCTCATCTTCTCCACGCTGTCGAACGGACTGGaggtgcaaacaaacacaacgcGACACATCTGTACACATCTGTACACGTATATGTAGACGCACAGTTCACACAAACGTACGAAATACCTGAGCTCTCCTACGTGTTTTACGTTTTTTAAGGTCTTTATTTTAAACCGGTTTGTAGACAACCTGACATTCATGCAACTTTTtagtctcttttctttttgtcaagtcatttttttaacattgtggaTATAAACTTTTATCCACAATGACTcaacataaatgtgtgtgtgtgtagtgaagTTGTAGCGTTTTATTAGTGCATTGTGTAGTGCAGGGTTGTGTGTGATTGAGAATCTAAAATAAtccaaaacatacattttgttgtttgcatTATTTTTTGCTTTACCGCTGAGAACATGCAGTGAAGTGAGAcactttagaaaataaataaaat encodes the following:
- the ripor3 gene encoding LOW QUALITY PROTEIN: RIPOR family member 3 (The sequence of the model RefSeq protein was modified relative to this genomic sequence to represent the inferred CDS: inserted 2 bases in 1 codon), with product MSVKLRFDSPSDGGLVHRSRSFTGFSSLNGRRRPSSARNSLRSKTTSGGKSRTHPSPSRAGGGIWSLQPEQVDRVFQALRKGLKEYLEGHQAEMDFLSSQQRETKRNSRLAFFYDLEKELRALERHIRRLEFQISKVEELYETYCIQWRLCXGAVNMKRAFSLSPSTRASRDSLLELSRNHRHSLQDMSVMEGELEILLGELHIKMKGLIGFARLCPGDQYEVVVRLGRQRWRIRGRIESDDTQSWDEEEMVFLPHIHHNFDIKVTEAKGLGWLLVGMVTCASADFFVARPQLMLVDITELGTIKLQLEVTWNPFDSVEKMRPLSVSRQSVSSRKSSVYSWTAPSTPSFTEKYFISMVRELQHREGSLPSLVSKTRHNRGDVSLLSYLSDPVHSPTSAYTPSLTRAHSYPSSPSQGPSLGGSQTQLSLGEEEGSLEGSTEEREGRKRMDEREEEEEEEEEEWGGELETSSTAVQSKTGSLQRSSTPDILRQNPAGDADAETPGAALRQNPVSEQDSPGSESYSSPASPTLPIQPPAAAPTSTMKTAPTPGRSCASGAQRRAQALRLGALIAELEKTLQNQSLSEKELRALDHQILHLATILKNDLSLLRSSSSEETLAVEEVLGSFDFLSHDFNADDDTSCRGSLRLKDSGISSFRQSTLRSRGLLSHHSQSASEEELVIAPLTSGNWGLDQALETHLDICLILLQMTRATDFSLSRTDLLEETSLQADVLDRVSGLLLEKNDHISARDVLPTAQRTRDVLLFWEDCVNDSSSVFCCDSNSFIRTLKKRYTHKVKAKQPGQSEKVFSQLLQQVQASCRTVPGPRSLCSPDRVTVFQLSVYLQRWSVQELGEHISRLSKEEYFLSALRSPKRRRALNKLRGRGIAELFPLGCTLQTLAALQVDPNHKVCKAAASCLCRAAGCKAFRSKALVYYTESLKSTEVQIQHGSCLALKCLRATECVDHIADLWRSADEDLRGAARQTVLSFGKKGFSAFQRMEQLYTEMQEEAFQNQETEITIL